One region of Azospirillum lipoferum 4B genomic DNA includes:
- the metW gene encoding methionine biosynthesis protein MetW: MVDIRDDLKLIAEMVEPNSRVLDVGCGDGALLDYLAHAKNVDGRGIELSMDGVRQCVAHGLSVIQGDAETDLKDYPADAFDYVILGQTLQAMRQPRDVLQMMCRIGRRAIVSVPNFGYWRVRLQLLLTGRMPVTEKLGYQWWETPNIHFCTLRDFVVLTEEMGITIEQTRILDHAGRVTSHAHSGFANLLGEQGVFLLKRNGG; the protein is encoded by the coding sequence ATGGTGGACATTCGCGACGACCTGAAGCTGATCGCCGAGATGGTGGAGCCGAACAGCCGCGTGCTGGACGTCGGCTGCGGCGACGGCGCCCTGCTGGATTATCTGGCCCACGCCAAGAACGTCGACGGACGCGGCATCGAACTCAGCATGGACGGCGTGCGGCAATGCGTGGCGCACGGCCTGTCGGTGATCCAGGGCGATGCCGAGACCGACCTGAAGGACTATCCCGCCGACGCCTTCGATTATGTGATCCTGGGCCAGACCCTGCAGGCGATGCGGCAGCCGCGTGACGTATTGCAGATGATGTGCCGCATCGGCCGCCGCGCCATCGTGTCGGTTCCCAATTTCGGCTATTGGCGGGTGCGGCTGCAGCTGTTGCTGACCGGCCGTATGCCGGTGACGGAAAAGCTGGGCTACCAGTGGTGGGAAACGCCCAACATCCATTTCTGCACGCTGCGTGACTTCGTCGTGCTGACCGAGGAGATGGGCATCACCATCGAGCAGACCCGCATCCTCGACCATGCCGGCCGGGTCACCAGCCACGCCCATTCCGGTTTCGCCAACCTGTTGGGTGAACAGGGCGTCTTCCTGCTGAAGCGCAACGGCGGGTGA
- the metX gene encoding homoserine O-acetyltransferase MetX, with protein sequence MSASPSAPQHPLVTPAVADSPAPDDQVMPGKRVRLAVDRPMRLDSGVEIGGFQIAYQTYGTLNADKSNAIFICHALTGDHFVVEKHPVTGKPGWWEMLVGPGKPVDTDRYFVICSNVLGGCLGSTGPKDIDPATGQPYGLSFPVVTIGDMVRAQKLLVEHLGIEKLFCVIGGSMGGMQVLQWAVAYPDSVFSAVPIATAARHSAQNIAFHEVGRQAIMADPNWRGGNYLLEGTKPEAGLAVARMAAHITYLSEAALHRKFGRNLQDRKAVTYGFDADFQVESYLRYQGAAFVERFDANSYLYITRAMDYFDLAADAGGSLANAFRPGGGTTPVRFCLASFSSDWLFPTSESRAIVHALNAVAANVSFVEIETDKGHDAFLLDEPEFHQVIHGFLEGCAEHRGLSARRRAR encoded by the coding sequence ATGTCCGCGTCCCCCTCCGCGCCGCAGCATCCCCTGGTCACCCCCGCGGTCGCCGACAGCCCGGCCCCCGATGACCAAGTCATGCCGGGCAAGCGCGTGCGTCTGGCGGTGGACCGGCCGATGCGGCTGGACAGCGGCGTGGAGATCGGCGGCTTCCAGATCGCCTACCAGACCTACGGCACGCTGAACGCCGACAAATCCAACGCGATCTTCATCTGCCACGCCCTCACCGGCGACCATTTCGTGGTGGAAAAGCACCCCGTCACCGGCAAGCCCGGCTGGTGGGAAATGCTGGTCGGCCCCGGCAAGCCGGTGGACACCGACCGCTATTTCGTCATCTGCTCCAACGTGCTGGGCGGCTGCCTGGGCAGCACCGGGCCGAAGGACATCGATCCGGCCACCGGCCAGCCCTATGGCCTGTCCTTCCCGGTGGTGACCATCGGCGACATGGTGCGGGCACAGAAGCTGCTGGTCGAGCATCTGGGCATCGAGAAGCTGTTCTGCGTGATCGGCGGCTCGATGGGCGGCATGCAGGTGCTGCAATGGGCGGTGGCCTATCCCGACTCGGTGTTCTCCGCGGTGCCCATCGCCACCGCCGCCCGCCATTCGGCGCAGAACATCGCCTTCCACGAGGTCGGGCGCCAGGCGATCATGGCCGACCCGAACTGGCGCGGCGGCAACTATCTGCTGGAGGGCACCAAGCCGGAGGCCGGTCTGGCCGTCGCCCGCATGGCAGCGCACATCACCTACCTGTCGGAAGCGGCGCTGCACCGCAAGTTCGGCCGCAACCTGCAGGACCGCAAGGCGGTCACCTACGGCTTCGACGCCGATTTCCAGGTTGAAAGCTACCTGCGCTACCAGGGTGCGGCCTTCGTCGAGCGGTTCGACGCCAACTCCTACCTCTACATCACGCGGGCGATGGATTACTTCGATCTCGCCGCCGATGCGGGGGGTTCGCTGGCCAACGCCTTCCGGCCGGGCGGCGGGACGACGCCGGTGCGCTTCTGCCTTGCCAGCTTCTCCAGCGACTGGCTGTTCCCGACCTCGGAATCGCGGGCCATCGTGCATGCGCTGAACGCCGTCGCCGCCAATGTCAGCTTCGTGGAGATCGAAACCGACAAGGGCCACGACGCCTTCCTGCTGGACGAGCCGGAGTTCCATCAGGTCATCCACGGCTTCCTGGAGGGCTGCGCCGAGCATCGCGGCCTGTCCGCCCGCCGCCGCGCGCGCTGA
- a CDS encoding chorismate mutase yields the protein MAPARTPLDDLRREIDQIDDAIHDLLMRRAAVVERIGAAKGNGAAENGAPPVYLRPAREATILRRLMARHAGTFPAQVVVRIWREMITAFTRMQGPFAVAVYAPEDRRGFWDVARDHFGGFVPMTAVNTPAAALRAVSEGTATVAVVPYPADDDSDPWWRFLVSADAGRPQVVARLPFGGRGNARGENRDALAIAAVPHEPTGDDRTLLSIEIGGDLSRGRLKDMLEACGLTPVSFCTWHPAGHAIGMSTGGPSVHLVEIADFVGQADPRLAMLLERSGDIPVRVNVVGGYAVPLALG from the coding sequence ATGGCCCCCGCCCGGACCCCGCTCGACGATTTGCGCCGCGAGATCGACCAGATCGACGACGCGATCCATGACCTGCTGATGCGCCGCGCCGCCGTGGTGGAACGCATCGGGGCGGCGAAGGGCAATGGCGCGGCCGAAAACGGGGCGCCGCCCGTCTATCTGCGCCCGGCGCGGGAGGCGACGATCCTGCGGCGCCTGATGGCCCGCCATGCCGGAACCTTCCCGGCCCAGGTCGTGGTGCGCATCTGGCGGGAGATGATCACCGCCTTCACCCGCATGCAGGGCCCCTTCGCCGTCGCCGTCTATGCGCCGGAGGACCGCCGCGGCTTCTGGGACGTCGCCCGCGACCATTTCGGCGGATTCGTGCCGATGACCGCCGTCAACACCCCGGCCGCCGCGCTCCGCGCCGTGTCGGAGGGGACGGCGACCGTCGCCGTGGTGCCCTATCCGGCCGACGACGATTCGGATCCCTGGTGGCGCTTCCTGGTGTCCGCCGACGCCGGCCGGCCGCAGGTGGTGGCGCGGCTGCCCTTCGGCGGGCGCGGCAATGCCCGCGGCGAGAACCGCGACGCGCTCGCCATCGCCGCCGTCCCGCATGAGCCGACCGGCGACGACCGCACTCTGCTCAGCATCGAGATCGGCGGCGACCTCAGCCGCGGCCGGCTGAAGGACATGCTGGAGGCCTGCGGCCTGACTCCGGTCAGCTTCTGCACCTGGCATCCGGCCGGCCACGCCATCGGGATGAGCACCGGCGGGCCATCCGTCCATCTGGTCGAGATCGCCGACTTCGTCGGGCAGGCCGACCCCCGCCTTGCCATGCTGCTGGAACGGTCGGGCGACATCCCGGTGCGGGTCAACGTCGTCGGCGGCTATGCCGTGCCGCTCGCTCTGGGCTGA
- the hisC gene encoding histidinol-phosphate transaminase: MTQPNGPQPRPGILDIAAYVGGEHQGHIRLASNEGALGPSPKAMDAYAAAAATLHRYPDGASAALRGAIAKRFNLDADRIVCGAGSDEIISLLIRSYAGPGDEVLYSQYGFLMYPIGAKSVGATPVTAPEDGLTASVDNLLARVTPRTRLVFLANPNNPTGTYLPASEVARLHAGLPPDVILVIDAAYAEYMNKDDYTAGEELVEKFPNVVMTRTFSKIFALGSLRIGWCYGPAGIVDVLNRVRGPFNVSTAAHVAGIAAVEDAEFLDRSRRHNEQWREWFSATVRQLGLTVHPSVTNFVLVDFKGQPAGKDDAEAARQFLKARGILVRQMPSYGLPSCLRVTIGTEQEMRAVADALRDFLKG; this comes from the coding sequence ATGACCCAGCCGAACGGCCCGCAGCCGCGTCCGGGGATTCTCGACATCGCCGCCTATGTCGGCGGCGAGCATCAGGGTCATATCCGCCTCGCCTCCAACGAAGGGGCGCTGGGGCCGAGCCCGAAGGCGATGGACGCCTATGCGGCGGCGGCCGCGACCCTGCACCGTTACCCCGACGGCGCCTCGGCGGCGTTGCGCGGTGCCATCGCCAAGCGCTTCAACCTGGATGCCGACCGCATCGTCTGCGGCGCCGGGTCGGACGAAATCATCAGCCTGCTGATCCGCTCCTATGCCGGGCCGGGCGACGAGGTGCTGTATTCGCAATACGGCTTCCTGATGTACCCGATCGGCGCCAAGTCGGTCGGCGCCACCCCGGTGACGGCGCCGGAGGACGGGCTGACCGCCAGCGTCGACAACCTGCTGGCCCGCGTCACCCCGCGCACCCGTCTGGTCTTCCTCGCCAACCCGAACAACCCGACCGGCACCTATCTGCCGGCGTCGGAGGTGGCGCGGCTGCATGCCGGCCTGCCGCCCGACGTCATCCTGGTCATCGACGCGGCCTATGCCGAATACATGAACAAGGACGACTACACCGCCGGCGAGGAGCTGGTGGAGAAGTTCCCCAACGTGGTGATGACCCGCACCTTCTCGAAGATCTTCGCGCTGGGGTCGCTGCGCATCGGCTGGTGCTATGGTCCGGCCGGGATCGTCGACGTGCTGAACCGGGTGCGTGGTCCCTTCAACGTGTCGACCGCCGCCCATGTCGCCGGCATCGCCGCGGTGGAGGATGCCGAGTTCCTCGACCGCTCCCGCCGCCACAATGAGCAGTGGCGCGAGTGGTTCTCCGCCACCGTGCGGCAGCTGGGCCTGACGGTTCACCCCAGCGTCACCAACTTCGTCCTGGTCGACTTCAAGGGCCAGCCCGCCGGCAAGGACGATGCCGAGGCCGCCCGCCAGTTCCTGAAGGCCCGCGGCATCCTGGTCCGCCAGATGCCCTCCTACGGCCTGCCGAGCTGCCTGCGCGTCACCATCGGCACCGAGCAGGAAATGCGCGCGGTGGCCGACGCGCTGCGGGACTTTTTGAAGGGGTAA
- a CDS encoding DUF2283 domain-containing protein, translated as MNSRYDPEADALFVRFSEGTIIDSQEVAPGIILDFDDQNRIVALEVLNAKEKMAAGAIPIAAE; from the coding sequence ATGAACTCGCGATACGATCCCGAAGCCGACGCGCTGTTCGTGCGCTTTTCAGAGGGCACCATCATCGATTCCCAGGAGGTTGCCCCGGGCATCATTCTGGACTTCGACGATCAGAACCGGATCGTTGCTCTGGAGGTGCTCAATGCCAAGGAGAAGATGGCAGCCGGAGCGATACCAATCGCCGCGGAGTGA
- a CDS encoding DUF4258 domain-containing protein yields the protein MTLSLTAHARLTIQERGLALEWIERAIEIPDRIEADPSGPDVWRSFKIIPEAGNRIIRVVHRRDGADILVITAFLDRGAKL from the coding sequence ATGACGCTCAGCCTTACCGCTCACGCCCGTTTGACGATCCAAGAGCGGGGTTTGGCTCTGGAATGGATCGAACGCGCCATCGAAATCCCCGACCGGATCGAAGCCGATCCCAGCGGACCGGACGTATGGCGGTCGTTCAAGATCATCCCGGAAGCCGGCAACCGGATCATCCGGGTTGTTCATCGGCGGGACGGTGCGGATATACTGGTCATCACGGCCTTTCTAGACCGGGGAGCCAAGCTATGA
- a CDS encoding amidohydrolase family protein — translation MFDLILRRATLPVGRGSIDGGIDIGIRDGRIAAVEANLAGETVAEIDATGRLVSPPFVDAHFHMDSTLSYGLPRVNRSGTLLEGIALWGELKPQLTQDAIVERALAYCDWAVGRGLLAIRSHVDICDPRLLAVEALLDVKKRVAPYLDLQLVAFPQDGVLRAPGAKELLVQALDMGVDVVGGIPHFERTMADGAASVRLLCEIAAERGLLVDMHCDETDDPLSRHVETLAYETQRLGLHGRVTGSHLTSMHSMDNYYVSKLIPLMAEARLGVIANPLINIVLQGRHDSYPKRRGMTRVPELMAAGLTVAFGHDCVMDPWYPLGSGDMLEVAHMGLHVGQMTGQDGIKAAFDAVTVNPARLLHLEGYGLEPGCNADLVVLQAGSAVEAIRTRAARLFVLRRGRIVSRCEPVQARLDLPGRPETVDFLLNRG, via the coding sequence ATGTTCGACCTGATCCTGCGCCGCGCCACCCTGCCGGTTGGCCGTGGCAGCATTGATGGCGGCATCGACATCGGCATCCGCGACGGCCGCATCGCCGCGGTCGAAGCGAATCTGGCGGGCGAGACGGTGGCGGAGATCGACGCCACCGGCCGGCTGGTCAGCCCGCCCTTCGTCGATGCCCATTTCCACATGGACAGCACGCTGAGCTACGGCCTGCCGCGGGTGAACCGGAGCGGCACGCTGCTGGAAGGCATCGCGCTGTGGGGGGAGCTGAAGCCGCAGCTGACCCAGGACGCCATCGTCGAGCGGGCGCTCGCCTATTGCGACTGGGCGGTCGGGCGCGGCCTGCTGGCGATCCGCAGCCATGTCGACATCTGCGACCCGCGCCTGCTGGCGGTGGAAGCCCTGCTGGATGTCAAGAAGCGCGTCGCTCCGTATCTCGACCTGCAGCTGGTCGCCTTCCCGCAGGATGGCGTTCTCCGTGCGCCGGGTGCCAAGGAGTTGCTGGTCCAGGCGCTGGACATGGGCGTCGACGTGGTCGGCGGCATTCCGCATTTCGAGCGCACCATGGCCGACGGCGCCGCGTCGGTCCGCCTGCTCTGCGAGATCGCGGCGGAGCGCGGGCTGCTGGTCGACATGCATTGCGACGAGACCGACGACCCGCTGTCCCGCCATGTCGAAACCTTGGCCTATGAGACGCAGCGGCTGGGACTGCACGGCCGGGTGACCGGGTCCCACCTGACCTCCATGCATTCCATGGACAACTACTATGTCTCCAAGCTGATCCCGCTGATGGCGGAGGCGCGGCTGGGGGTGATCGCCAATCCGCTGATCAACATCGTCCTCCAGGGCCGTCACGACAGCTATCCCAAACGCCGTGGCATGACCCGCGTGCCGGAGCTGATGGCCGCCGGCCTGACGGTCGCCTTCGGCCATGACTGCGTGATGGACCCCTGGTATCCGCTGGGCTCCGGCGACATGCTGGAGGTGGCGCATATGGGCCTGCATGTCGGCCAGATGACCGGCCAGGACGGCATCAAGGCCGCCTTCGACGCGGTGACGGTCAACCCTGCCCGCCTGCTGCATCTGGAGGGCTACGGGCTGGAGCCGGGCTGCAACGCCGATCTGGTGGTTCTGCAAGCCGGCAGCGCGGTGGAGGCGATCCGCACCCGCGCCGCCCGCCTGTTCGTCCTGCGCCGCGGCCGGATCGTCAGCCGCTGCGAGCCGGTGCAGGCGAGGCTCGACCTGCCGGGCCGGCCGGAGACGGTCGATTTCCTGCTGAACCGGGGGTGA
- a CDS encoding ABC transporter permease, whose product MDFLSIILDILLSAAFWTAVLRIATPYVLGTLGELLCERAGVLNLGIEGIMTLGAMAGWMAVYQGADLWTGVLVAASCGALLGLLHAALTVPLGLSQHVTGIGVTLLGTSLSYFVYRLVLPQASTPPTVEPFQPLGLPGALAQTPLTYLAFLLVAVVAYVLYRTPVGLAVRMVGENPAAAEAQGLNVTAIRIGAVMAGSALMALAGAFLTLSAFNAFFFNMVNGRGWICIALVVFASWRPGKAMLGALLFAVFDALQLRLQQASGGVLPYQLFLMMPYLLSILALVLVARRASYPRALMIPYRKGER is encoded by the coding sequence ATGGATTTCCTGTCGATCATCCTCGACATACTGCTATCCGCCGCCTTCTGGACCGCGGTGCTGCGCATCGCCACCCCCTATGTGCTGGGCACGCTGGGCGAGCTGCTGTGCGAGCGGGCCGGCGTGCTGAATCTCGGTATTGAAGGCATCATGACGCTGGGCGCCATGGCCGGCTGGATGGCGGTCTATCAGGGGGCCGATCTGTGGACCGGCGTGCTGGTGGCGGCATCCTGCGGCGCGCTGCTCGGCCTGCTGCATGCGGCGCTGACCGTACCGCTCGGCCTATCGCAACATGTGACCGGCATCGGCGTGACGTTGCTGGGGACCAGCCTGTCCTATTTCGTCTACCGCCTCGTCCTGCCGCAGGCCAGCACCCCGCCGACCGTCGAGCCGTTCCAGCCGCTGGGCCTGCCGGGCGCCCTGGCCCAGACGCCGCTGACCTACCTCGCCTTTCTTCTGGTGGCGGTGGTCGCCTATGTGCTGTACCGCACGCCGGTCGGGCTGGCGGTGCGGATGGTCGGCGAGAATCCGGCCGCTGCCGAGGCGCAGGGGCTGAACGTCACCGCCATCCGCATCGGCGCGGTGATGGCGGGCAGCGCGCTGATGGCGCTGGCCGGCGCCTTCCTGACCCTGTCGGCCTTCAACGCCTTCTTCTTCAACATGGTCAACGGGCGCGGCTGGATCTGCATCGCGCTGGTGGTCTTCGCCTCGTGGAGGCCGGGCAAGGCGATGCTGGGTGCCCTGCTGTTCGCGGTGTTCGACGCGCTGCAACTGCGGCTGCAGCAGGCGAGCGGCGGCGTCCTGCCCTACCAGCTGTTCCTGATGATGCCCTATCTGTTGAGCATCCTGGCGCTGGTTCTGGTGGCCCGCCGGGCCTCCTACCCGCGCGCCCTGATGATCCCGTACCGCAAAGGAGAACGCTGA
- a CDS encoding ABC transporter permease: protein MRLEPRTDTPLALRLLAPVGAVVAALALCALLVAWTGAPVLRAYGLLFEGAVGSRFALTETLNRATPLILTGLAAAVAFRAKLWNIGAEGQLYMGALAAVVVGGGMLDLPAWALIPVVMIAGMAAGGVTLLGPAVLKVRFGVDEVVTTLLLNFVVLLLVSMLLEGALKDPMGMGWPQSAPVVETAELPKLVERTRLHAGLAIALGLSVLLWLVDTRTIWGYENRAVGANPRAAAFAGMPVTRVMLRTALLSGGLAGLAGAAEVCGLKGYLTLDLSPGFGYSGIVVAMLAQLHPIGVVGAALFIAGIFVGADAMSRAMPVPNYIADVLVAASLLCMLVAGLLARYRLRRG from the coding sequence ATGCGGCTTGAACCGCGCACCGATACCCCGCTCGCCCTGCGGCTGCTGGCGCCGGTGGGCGCCGTGGTCGCGGCGCTGGCGCTCTGCGCTCTGCTGGTCGCCTGGACCGGCGCCCCGGTGCTGCGCGCCTATGGGCTGCTGTTCGAGGGCGCGGTCGGCTCCCGCTTCGCCCTGACCGAGACGCTGAACCGCGCCACCCCGCTGATCCTGACCGGCCTCGCCGCCGCCGTCGCCTTCCGCGCCAAGCTGTGGAACATCGGGGCGGAAGGACAGCTCTACATGGGCGCGCTGGCCGCCGTTGTGGTCGGCGGCGGTATGCTCGACCTGCCGGCTTGGGCGCTGATCCCGGTGGTGATGATCGCCGGCATGGCGGCCGGCGGCGTCACCCTGCTCGGCCCTGCGGTGCTGAAGGTCCGCTTCGGCGTCGACGAGGTGGTGACGACCCTGCTCTTGAACTTCGTCGTGCTGCTGCTGGTGTCGATGCTGCTGGAAGGCGCCTTGAAGGACCCGATGGGCATGGGCTGGCCGCAGTCGGCGCCGGTGGTCGAGACGGCGGAACTGCCCAAGCTGGTGGAGCGCACCCGCCTGCATGCCGGGCTCGCCATCGCGCTCGGCCTGTCGGTGCTGCTGTGGCTGGTCGATACCCGGACCATCTGGGGCTACGAGAACCGCGCGGTCGGCGCCAACCCGCGCGCCGCCGCCTTCGCCGGCATGCCGGTGACGCGGGTCATGCTGCGCACCGCCCTGCTGTCGGGCGGTCTCGCCGGGCTTGCCGGGGCGGCGGAGGTCTGCGGCTTGAAGGGCTATCTGACGCTCGACCTGTCGCCGGGCTTCGGCTACAGCGGGATCGTCGTCGCCATGCTGGCGCAGCTGCATCCCATCGGCGTGGTGGGTGCGGCGCTGTTCATCGCCGGCATCTTCGTCGGCGCCGACGCCATGAGCCGCGCCATGCCGGTTCCCAACTACATCGCCGACGTCCTGGTCGCCGCCAGCCTCTTGTGCATGCTGGTCGCCGGGCTGCTGGCGCGCTACCGGCTGCGGCGGGGGTAG